A genomic region of Bombus pyrosoma isolate SC7728 linkage group LG6, ASM1482585v1, whole genome shotgun sequence contains the following coding sequences:
- the LOC122568494 gene encoding eukaryotic translation initiation factor 4 gamma 3-like isoform X3, whose translation MSTVIGSDFHVSGQNYGTQPGGQVGGGGGSVGVPGGRGPPPLGGLQSIGQSAAGIPPGGPAGGQAPPQTPAPGVQSQPPQGPAPTTTPPVHTPSPQEMGKQAHLQPQPQPLSQVYGPTQTRPTSQSYYQGPRPQQPRGISHRGGQGGTSAQVVGMSGVGGSGGQPTAIYHTSGLPVQTGTIYQVPHQIPHQQSLYTMNNQMPLQVVFGGPPQRHPTHQNQSYFQPFQHNAILTQSMFGYGAPAPTPQPYYWPTGQPNTPLSLSRAGASAVTGGAQHVAGPLAGAQGAPVVPQGTLQQPTQQAQPLPPMGISLSQTDMYSGHNGGTTSASNSTTKSRKPRGQNAITDIVDPTTGKNISHEIYKDNETIQSGESSNRETPQPQNNDVEVQADFAARVAKTLVKVATEESNSDSTVPTCVPNTSTTQNVTQSLSNSQTNSANDVNNQCSTSSPTTQNVPNVTALCSQSLGTTSTASQIDSCAMKTESKPLQIPVKEFQPRSDSKSGVIEELPLPISCNINKNDISAQLPAMIVTEVEVKSTSATSIITQTSVSIVTIPSTNVPEVPKPSTTAPSANPVPAREPFPNLSNKNSSSSPPRRKSQTHTHNQSTATATISAAATELPSSAKEQKDKKTREKSLSSRGTTPTPTHNQTDHHLKTNGDASGDKPESDPVRTEVQQQKSSDGKAMQKQKSKNRLKPRELNRKGAEKEGTDMDAFVNTVPPAKPEIKQDNKDPLTPKDSNKEGNREIMKDNKEKDNYEPKKEKEATSDHTKERAGKQTPVTLDSLKESILIQTPAIEKLPSNKETIKESSPKIEDNNKSNACNMQSKSVPNDVVDHVKVKEESDVQAIVAQKNEENSKVSAIRTVNEEKPQTSPVIEKTTESETPVQTEITSVTNQIQLKYKYKEDQWSPINKSGKKIYDREFLMKLQDDPNSKIKPSNLPDLDVVLKDSSKARNNVELRLFKDTNINRHDVLFPGFIKPLNANNRAPPPNRKSNPGKSSKPIKPNVIHVSLSLREDVKLRETENAWRPTRLKSLNLSEEEAKSEALYKRVRSVLNKLTPQKFNTLVDQVRTLTIDTPERLQGVINLVFEKAVDEPSFSVAYALMCKELAVMEVSGSDKNSDKQECSYTFKKLIINRCQKEFERNPVNEVARAAKLKEIEECIDPEKKKDLQLQFEDEERKTRIKSVGNIRFIGELYKQGMLTTKIMHRCIKELLIQSDEDSLECLCKLLTTVGKDLESKVSAEEMQDYFNKMQDIVARRGHGKISSRIRFMLQDVIDLRANSWIPRRDDSNPKTIDQIQKEADSERLDSQLSNTPLSTPRKDERTNDRKRNRGVGPTDDGGWSQPVVRTRQPYSVETAKLKNKPPPMDDLQLGSRNMYMWKTPSSCGSKAINSNKFACLENVSNLDQDKRKTSPQLSGSRSTGPREYGRDYKPSYDGRSSRNGSHQLSSSSSSRDSSLLDNSQSQSVSMPPPSLKSSSQPTSSSHKPQMSEEEFMKTLNKIMKDYLKNPIIEKVSLAIQQNFDNTLTKFIRELINFVLEKSPLDRECISYLLSHLITQKILPISHLRNGFIEILELVDDLVLDIPKVWLYLAEILSHPIEEEIVPLTELKPIFDSLRTRGYVGKFLGELLSKISRDKGHKWVADKWDQSGLKLSNVIDTELEEVDKIIKDYNLEFCTGDYNSAKSSTSNQPTMQQIHDELRKLMKESSFDEICGWIIVHVGNRVKEPTFIRILTTAILETSMEPVNNRWCLNSEAFINLQQLIRRFVDANESLELQCLYAIQLHLHSLQYPHGTLFNIMTNLSDYNIISSDAFLTWKKSPEPAQREWHGVATMALTSFFTGLQEADDASSVEDVSTSVSQERC comes from the exons GATCAGATTTTCATGTGTCTGGTCAAAATTACGGCACCCAACCAGGGGGCCAGGTGGGTGGGGGAGGGGGTAGTGTAGGAGTACCTGGGGGCAGAGGACCTCCACCACTCGGTGGCTTACAGTCCATTGGACAATCAGCAGCAGGTATTCCACCAGGAGGTCCTGCTGGAGGGCAAGCACCACCACAAACTCCTGCACCCGGGGTACAATCACAACCGCCGCAAGGTCCGGCTCCAACTACGACACCTCCCGTACATACTCCATCACCGCAGGAAATGGGAAAACAGGCCCATTTGCAACCTCAACCGCAACCTCTATCACAAGTATATGGGCCAACGCAAACAAGGCCAACGTCCCAA AGTTATTACCAGGGTCCTAGGCCACAACAGCCAAGAGGCATCAGTCACAGAGGGGGTCAAGGGGGTACTAGTGCACAAGTAGTTGGAATGTCTGGAGTTGGTGGAAGTGGAGGTCAACCAACTGCAATTTATCATACAAGTGGTTTGCCAGTTCAAACTGGAACAATATACCAAGTCCCCCATCAGATCCCACATCAGCAATCCTTATACACAATGAACAATCAAATGCCCCTTCAGGTAGTA tttgGTGGTCCACCCCAAAGACACCCAACACATCAAAATCAATCATATTTTCAACCATTTCAACATAATGCCATTCTAACACAGAGTATGTTTGGATATGGTGCACCTGCACCAACTCCTCAACCTT ATTACTGGCCTACAGGCCAACCAAATACACCACTAAGTTTAAGTAGAGCAGGTGCAAGCGCTGTCACTGGTGGGGCTCAACATGTTGCAGGCCCGCTGGCCGGTGCCCAAGGAGCCCCAGTAGTACCACAAGGTACACTGCAGCAACCTACGCAACAGGCTCAGCCTTTACCCCCCATGGGTATATCTTTATCTCAGACTG atATGTACTCAGGTCATAATGGTGGTACAACAAGTGCATCAAATAGTACGACAAAATCTCGGAAACCAAGAGGACAAAATGCTATTACTGATATAGTAGATCCAACAACTGGTAAAAATATAAGTCACGAAATTTACAAAGATAATGAAACTATTCAAAGTGGTGAATCCAGCAATCGTGAAACACCTCAGCCACAA AATAATGACGTCGAAGTGCAAGCCGACTTTGCAGCCCGGGTTGCAAAAACACTTGTGAAAGTCGCGACCGAAGAGTCCAATTCTGACTCGACGGTACCGACTTGTGTACCAAACACATCTACAACTCAAAATGTAACACAAAGTTTATCTAATTCCCAAACAAATTCTGCTAATGATGTGAATAATCAATGTAGTACCAGTTCACCTACAACACAGAATGTACCTAACGTAACCGCGTTATGTAGTCAATCTTTAGGTACCACTAGTACCGCGTCTCAAATAGACTCTTGTGCAATGAAAACAGAGTCGAAACCATTACAAATTCCTGTGAAGGAATTTCAGCCTCGAAGCGATTCGAAAAGTGGAGTCATCGAGGAATTACCATTACCTATATCATGTAATATCAACAAGAATGATATTTCTGCGCAGTTACCCGCAATGATTGTAACTGAAGTTGAAGTGAAGAGTACGAGTGCCACGTCTATTATAACACAGACATCAGTTTCCATTGTGACTATACCAAGTACGAACGTTCCGGAGGTCCCTAAACCGTCCACCACTGCCCCAAGTGCTAACCCTGTTCCTGCCAGAGAACCGTTCCCAAATTTatccaataaaaattcatcgagtTCACCGCCTAGAAGAAAATCTCAGACTCATACCCACAATCAATCTACTGCTACTGCTACTATTTCTGCTGCTGCAACTGAGTTGCCTTCGAGTGCCAAAgaacaaaaagataaaaagacgAGGGAAAAGAGTCTTAGTTCTAGAGGTACTACTCCCACACCTACTCATAACCAAACAGATCATCACTTGAAAACCAATGGAGATGCGTCTGGTGATAAACCGGAATCCGATCCTGTTCGAACTGAAGTTCAACAACAAAAATCATCTGATG GTAAAGCTATGCAGAAGCAAAAGAGTAAAAACAGGCTCAAACCCCGTGAACTTAATCGGAAAGGAGCGGAGAAAGAAGGTACAGATATGGATGCTTTCGTAAACACGGTACCTCCGGCGAAACctgaaataaaacaagacAACAAAGATCCTTTAACACCGAAGGACAGTAATAAGGAAGGAAATCGTGAAATTATGAAGGATaataaggaaaaagataaCTACGAAccaaaaaaagagaaggaagctACTTCCGATCATACAAAGGAAAGGGCGGGGAAACAAACACCCGTGACACTAGATAGCCTAAAAGAAAGTATTCTCATACAAACACCTGCTATAGAAAAACTGCCAAGCAACAAAGAAACTATAAAGGAATCTTCCCCTAAGATAgaggataataataaatcgaacgCATGTAATATGCAATCAAAATCAGTTCCTAATGATGTTGTTGATCATGTGAAAGTTAAAGAAGAGTCCGATGTACAAGCAATAGTAGCAcaaaagaatgaagaaaattcgaaGGTTTCAGCAATTCGAACGGTTAACGAAGAGAAGCCGCAAACATCTCCGGTTATTGAAAAAACAACCGAAAGCGAAACTCCGGTTCAAACTGAAATCACATCGGTTACAAATCAAatacaattgaaatataaatataaggaGGACCAGTGGAGTCCTATAAATAAAAGCGGTAAAAAGATTTATGATCGTGagtttttaatgaaactacAGGATGATCCTAATAGTAAAATCAAACCGTCTAACTTACCAGATTTAGACGTTGTTTTGAAAGATAGTTCAAAg GCAAGGAATAATGTTGAACTTAGGctatttaaagatacaaatatcaATAGACATGATGTTTTATTCCCTGGATTCATAAAACCGTTAAACGCAAATAACCGAGCG CCACCACCGAATCGGAAGAGCAATCCAGGGAAATCATCGAAACCAATAAAGCCAAATGTTATTCATGTATCGTTATCCTTGAGGGAAGACGTAAAATTAAGGGAAACTGAAAATGCATGGAGGCCGACAAGATTGAAAAGTTTGAATCTTAGTGAAGAAGAAGCTAAATCGGAAGCTCTTTACAAGAGAGTTAGAAGTGTACTAAATAAACTCACACCGCagaaatttaatactttagtCGATCAGGTTCGTACATTAACCATCGACACACCGGAACGACTGCAGGGCGTCATCAATTTAGTCTTCGAGAAG gCTGTGGATGAACCAAGCTTTTCTGTAGCATATGCATTAATGTGCAAAGAACTTGCTGTAATGGAAGTCTCAGGTTCAGACAAGAATTCAGACAAACAAGAGTGCTCATATACCTTCAAGAAACTCATTATTAATCGTTGTCAAAAggaattcgaaagaaatccAGTAAACGAGGTGGCAAGAGCTGCTAAACTCAAGGAAATAGAAGAATGTATTGATCCT gaaaagaaaaaagatttgcAGTTACAATTTGAGGATGAAGAACGAAAGACACGTATAAAATCAGTAGGAAATATACG ATTTATTGGTGAATTGTATAAACAAGGAATGTTAACAACTAAAATCATGCATCGTTGCATAAAGGAACTGTTAATTCAGAGTGATGAAGATAGTCTTGAATGCTTGTGCAAGTTGTTAACAACAGTCGGAAAAGATTTAGAGTCAAAAGTGTCTGCAGAA GAAATGCaagattatttcaataaaatgcaAGATATTGTTGCACGACGGGGGCATGGAAAAATTAGCTCTAGAATTCGTTTTATGCTGCAAGATGTAATAGATTTAAGAGCAAATAGCTGGATTCCAAGGAGAGATGATAGTAACCCTAAAACAATAGATCAAATTCAAAAAGAAGCAGATTCTGAAAGATTAGATAGCCAATTGAGTAACACTCCTTTAAGTACACCTCGAAAAGATGAACGTACTAATGATAGAAAAAGGAATC GTGGTGTTGGTCCCACTGATGATGGTGGTTGGAGTCAACCTGTTGTCAGAACAAGGCAACCATATTCTGTTGAGACAGCTAAGCTTAAAAATAAACCT cctCCAATGGATGATTTACAATTAGGAAGCAGAAACATGTATATGTGGAAAACGCCTTCGAGTTGTGGCTCAAAGgcaataaattcaaataaatttgcatgCTTAGAAAATGTATCGAACTTAGATCAAGATAAACGAAAAACGTCTCCACAACTCTCTGG atcaAGGTCTACTGGACCAAGAGAGTATGGTCGTGACTACAAACCTTCCTATG ATGGTAGGAGTTCTCGGAATGGTAGTCACCAATTAAGCAGTTCGTCGTCAAGTAGAGACAGTTCGTTATTAGATAATTCACAAAGTCAAAGCGTTTCTATGCCACCGCCATCATTGAAGTCGTCCTCACAACCTACCTCTAGCTCCCATAAACCTCAGATGtcagaagaagaatttatgaaaacgttaaacaaaataatgaaagacTATCTCAAAAATCCTATCATTGAA aaagtttCGTTGGCTATTCAACAGAACTTCGATAACACATTAACAAAATTCATACGTGAATTGATCAACTTTGTTCTTGAAAAGTCACCTCTCGACAGAGAATGCATATCGTATCTTTTGTCGCATTTAATTACTCAAAAAATTTTACCTATATCACATCTAAGAAACGG attcattgaaatattggAACTAGTTGATGATCTTGTACTCGATATACCCAAAGTTTGGTTATATCTAGCAGAGATATTAT cACATCCAATAGAAGAGGAGATAGTCCCCCTAACCGAGTTGAAACCTATATTTGATAGTTTAAGAACTCGGGGATATGTAGGCAAATTCCTTGGggaattattatcgaaaatatcCCGAGATAAAGGACATAAGTGGGTTGCAGATAAATGGGACCAAAGTGGACTTAAGTTGAGTAATGTAATTGATACAGAACTTGAAGAAGTTGACAAAATCATTAAAGATTAC AACTTGGAGTTCTGCACTGGTGATTATAATAGTGCCAAAAGCTCAACTAGTAATCAACCCACAATGCAGCAAATTCATGATGAACTTAGAAAACTCATGAAAGAAAGtagtttcgatgaaatttgtgGGTGGATAATt GTACATGTAGGTAATCGGGTCAAAGAACCCacttttattcgaatattaacGACTGCCATTTTAGAGACGTCCATGG aaccAGTGAACAACAGGTGGTGTTTAAACAGCGaagcttttattaatttacaacagtTAATTCGCCGATTCGTCGATGCAAATGAATCTTTAGAATTGCAGTGTCTTTATGCAATCCAACTTCATTTGCACAGTCTACAATATCCACACG GGACTCTCTTCAATATTATGACAAATTTGTCggattataacataatttcaaGCGACGCGTTCCTAACGTGGAAAAAGAGTCCTGAACCAGCCCAGCGTGAATGGCATGGAGTCGCAACGATGGCGCTGACTTCGTTTTTCACTGGTTTACAAGAAGCTGATGATGCTTCCAGCGTGGAAGACGTATCAACTAGCGTCAGCCAAGAACGTTGTTGA